One genomic region from Sphingomicrobium aestuariivivum encodes:
- a CDS encoding aspartate-semialdehyde dehydrogenase, with amino-acid sequence MGYKVVVVGATGNVGREILAILAERTFPIDEIAAVASSRSAGERVDFGDTGEELKVRNIEHFDFAGWDMALFAAGSEVSKKYAEKAAKAGCTVIDNSSLFRMDPDVPLIVPEVNPEAIDGYKARNIIANPNCSTMQMVVALKPLHDAAKIKRVVVATYQSVSGAGKAAMDELFAQSRDIFVGDPAEPQVFTKQIAFNVIPHIDVFLDDGSTKEEWKMKAETKKILDPKIKVSATCVRVPVFVGHSEAVHIEFENEISAEEAQKILREAPGVMLVDKREDEGYVTPVECVGDYATFVSRVREDSTVDNGIALWCVSDNLRKGAALNAVQIAELLGRRHLQKG; translated from the coding sequence ATGGGTTATAAAGTCGTCGTCGTCGGCGCGACCGGCAATGTCGGTCGCGAGATCCTCGCCATCCTCGCCGAGCGGACCTTTCCGATCGACGAGATCGCCGCGGTCGCGAGCTCGCGTTCGGCGGGCGAGCGCGTGGATTTCGGGGACACGGGCGAAGAGCTCAAGGTCAGGAACATCGAGCATTTCGATTTCGCCGGCTGGGACATGGCGCTCTTCGCCGCGGGCTCGGAAGTGTCGAAGAAATATGCCGAAAAGGCCGCCAAGGCGGGCTGCACGGTGATCGACAATTCATCGCTCTTCCGCATGGACCCCGACGTGCCGCTGATCGTCCCCGAGGTGAACCCCGAGGCGATCGACGGCTACAAGGCGCGCAACATCATCGCCAACCCCAACTGCTCGACGATGCAGATGGTGGTGGCGCTGAAGCCGCTGCACGATGCCGCGAAGATCAAGCGCGTGGTGGTGGCGACATACCAGTCGGTCTCGGGCGCGGGGAAGGCGGCGATGGACGAGCTTTTCGCGCAGAGCCGCGACATCTTCGTCGGCGATCCCGCCGAACCGCAGGTCTTCACCAAGCAGATCGCCTTCAACGTCATCCCGCATATCGACGTCTTCCTCGACGATGGGTCGACCAAGGAAGAATGGAAGATGAAGGCCGAGACCAAGAAGATCCTCGACCCCAAGATCAAGGTGTCGGCGACCTGTGTGCGCGTGCCCGTCTTCGTCGGTCATTCCGAAGCCGTCCACATCGAGTTCGAGAATGAAATCTCGGCCGAGGAAGCACAGAAAATCCTGCGCGAGGCGCCGGGCGTCATGCTCGTCGACAAGCGCGAGGACGAGGGTTACGTCACGCCCGTCGAATGCGTCGGCGACTATGCGACCTTCGTGTCCCGCGTGCGCGAGGATTCGACCGTCGACAATGGCATCGCCCTGTGGTGCGTGTCGGACAACCTGCGCAAGGGCGCCGCGCTCAATGCGGTGCAGATCGCCGAACTGCTCGGCCGACGCCACCTCCAGAAGGGCTGA
- a CDS encoding DPP IV N-terminal domain-containing protein, with the protein MRLALLASTILFMTSPAAAEELTLERVFASPDLNGASPRGVKLSPDGSLLTMLRPREDDRQRYDLWALDTASGDWRLLVDSEKVGTGAELSEAEKMQRERARIGSLKGIVSYQWSPDGEAILVPIDGDLYIADLDGGVRRLTETEAGELNPTISPRGRYAAFVREGRLWVSGIADTPIAITPEETSELVHWGEAEFVAQEEMGRRTGYWWSPDERYIAVQRFDESPVGVVTRTSIGGGGTTTFDQRYPAAGTDNVLNELWIIQADGEGREKVDLGEETDIYLARVDWAPDGKALYVQRQNREQTVLDMLKVDPATGKSEILFTETAAEGHWTNLSDHYKFLSDGSLLWWSERDGYGHLWLLDTGSGDWRQLTRGEWVVTDLDGVDEDGGRLYFTANAEGPLETHLYALDYRTPGATPERLTQAGFSYDWSMDKKARRGIVTRSNPSQPPQLYLADNKAERIAWIEENALDGDHPYAPYLDSHEASSFGTIETADGATLHYEMIRPAGMEEGKRYPVFFQHYGGPHVQTVQKDWGGALKQWIVDQGYVWVQLDNRGSDNRGVEFEKAIYRGMGGVEVADQKAGAEWLKTLDFVDPERIATYGWSYGGYMTLHMLGQDPGLYAAGIAGAPVSRWELYDTHYTERYMGDPREVPEAYEAASTFPNAAKIRDPLLLIHGMSDDNVVLDNSAQMALAMQEARVQFDMMFYPGQAHGVKGPQISVHLWETIMRFLEQNGVEGGAR; encoded by the coding sequence ATGCGCCTTGCCCTTCTCGCCAGCACGATCCTGTTCATGACCAGCCCGGCCGCCGCCGAGGAACTGACGCTCGAACGCGTTTTCGCCTCGCCCGATTTAAATGGCGCGAGCCCGCGCGGTGTAAAGCTCTCGCCCGACGGCAGCCTGCTGACCATGTTGCGCCCGCGCGAGGATGATCGCCAGCGCTACGACCTGTGGGCGCTCGACACCGCGAGCGGTGACTGGCGCCTGCTGGTCGACAGCGAGAAGGTCGGTACGGGTGCCGAACTGTCCGAGGCCGAGAAGATGCAGCGCGAGCGTGCGCGGATCGGCAGCCTCAAGGGTATTGTCAGCTACCAGTGGAGCCCCGATGGCGAGGCCATCCTCGTGCCGATCGACGGCGACCTTTACATCGCAGATCTCGACGGCGGGGTGCGGCGCCTGACCGAGACCGAAGCGGGCGAACTCAACCCCACGATCAGCCCGCGCGGACGCTATGCAGCCTTCGTGCGCGAGGGCCGCCTGTGGGTCAGCGGGATCGCCGATACGCCCATCGCCATCACCCCCGAGGAGACAAGCGAACTCGTCCACTGGGGCGAGGCCGAGTTCGTCGCGCAGGAGGAAATGGGCCGCAGGACCGGTTACTGGTGGAGCCCCGACGAGCGTTACATCGCCGTGCAGCGCTTCGACGAGAGCCCTGTGGGCGTGGTCACGCGGACCTCGATCGGCGGCGGCGGCACGACCACCTTCGATCAGCGCTATCCGGCGGCGGGCACCGACAATGTGCTCAACGAACTGTGGATCATCCAGGCCGATGGCGAAGGACGCGAGAAGGTCGATCTTGGCGAGGAGACCGACATCTACCTCGCCCGCGTCGACTGGGCGCCCGATGGAAAGGCCCTCTACGTCCAGCGGCAGAACCGCGAGCAGACCGTGCTCGACATGCTCAAGGTCGATCCGGCCACCGGCAAGAGCGAGATCCTCTTCACCGAGACCGCCGCGGAGGGGCATTGGACCAACCTCAGCGACCATTACAAATTTCTCTCGGACGGCAGCCTGCTGTGGTGGTCGGAGCGTGACGGATACGGGCACCTGTGGTTGCTCGACACCGGCAGCGGGGACTGGCGCCAGTTGACCAGGGGCGAATGGGTCGTCACCGACCTCGATGGCGTGGACGAGGACGGCGGGCGGCTCTATTTCACCGCCAATGCCGAAGGGCCGCTCGAGACGCATCTCTACGCGCTCGATTATCGCACGCCCGGTGCGACGCCCGAGCGATTGACGCAGGCGGGGTTCAGCTACGACTGGTCGATGGACAAGAAAGCGCGGCGCGGGATCGTCACGCGTTCGAACCCGTCGCAGCCGCCGCAACTCTATCTGGCCGACAACAAGGCGGAGCGGATCGCGTGGATCGAGGAAAATGCGCTCGATGGCGATCACCCTTACGCGCCCTATCTCGACAGCCACGAGGCCTCGAGCTTCGGAACGATCGAGACCGCCGACGGCGCGACGCTCCATTACGAGATGATCCGCCCGGCCGGAATGGAAGAGGGCAAGCGCTATCCCGTCTTCTTCCAGCATTATGGCGGCCCGCACGTGCAGACCGTCCAGAAGGACTGGGGCGGTGCATTGAAGCAGTGGATCGTCGACCAGGGTTATGTCTGGGTCCAGCTCGACAATCGCGGCTCGGACAATCGCGGGGTGGAGTTCGAAAAGGCCATCTATCGCGGCATGGGCGGGGTCGAGGTCGCCGACCAGAAAGCGGGCGCCGAGTGGCTCAAGACGCTCGATTTCGTCGATCCCGAGCGCATCGCCACCTATGGCTGGTCCTATGGCGGTTACATGACGCTGCACATGCTGGGGCAGGACCCCGGCCTCTATGCCGCGGGGATCGCCGGCGCGCCGGTGAGCCGCTGGGAGCTCTACGACACCCATTATACCGAGCGCTACATGGGCGACCCGCGCGAGGTGCCGGAAGCCTATGAGGCCGCCTCGACCTTCCCCAATGCCGCGAAAATCCGAGATCCGCTGCTCCTCATCCACGGGATGAGCGACGACAATGTGGTGCTCGACAATAGCGCGCAGATGGCGCTCGCCATGCAGGAGGCGCGAGTGCAGTTCGACATGATGTTCTACCCCGGGCAGGCGCATGGCGTGAAAGGCCCGCAGATTTCGGTGCACCTGTGGGAGACGATCATGCGCTTCCTCGAGCAGAATGGAGTCGAGGGCGGTGCGCGCTAG
- a CDS encoding alpha/beta fold hydrolase has protein sequence MSATTHHWTASDGVRLAWHEMGEGDPVLLLHGLASNATVNWIKYGHAAKVAATGRRVIMPDLRCHGDSEAPTDPALYEAGILARDLEELVGHLGLLPGGYDLGGFSLGARTTVHAVGEGLRPARAMLCGMGLEGLTGWYKRQAFFQKALDRFDVAKRGDPDFMAIAFMKTMKVVPEAMRLLLPTFTDAKDDWLSAFTMPTAVICGTEDRDNGDPHALVAALPNADLFEVPGTHMSSVTKPELGQAMAGFLAGA, from the coding sequence ATGAGCGCCACGACCCACCACTGGACCGCGTCGGACGGCGTGCGGCTCGCCTGGCACGAGATGGGCGAGGGCGATCCTGTCCTCCTGCTCCACGGGCTGGCGTCCAACGCCACCGTCAACTGGATCAAATATGGCCATGCCGCGAAGGTCGCGGCGACGGGGCGGCGGGTAATCATGCCCGACCTTCGCTGCCACGGGGATAGCGAGGCGCCGACCGATCCCGCGCTCTACGAGGCGGGCATCCTCGCCCGCGACCTCGAGGAACTGGTCGGCCATCTCGGACTATTGCCCGGCGGCTATGACCTCGGCGGTTTCAGCCTCGGCGCGCGAACGACCGTCCATGCGGTGGGCGAGGGGTTGCGACCCGCCCGCGCGATGCTGTGCGGTATGGGGCTCGAAGGGCTGACGGGCTGGTACAAGCGGCAAGCCTTCTTCCAGAAAGCGCTCGACCGCTTCGACGTGGCCAAGCGCGGCGATCCCGATTTCATGGCGATCGCTTTCATGAAGACCATGAAGGTGGTGCCCGAGGCCATGCGCCTCCTGCTGCCGACCTTCACCGATGCGAAAGATGACTGGCTCTCGGCCTTCACCATGCCGACCGCGGTGATCTGCGGCACCGAGGATCGCGACAATGGCGATCCGCACGCGCTCGTTGCGGCGCTGCCCAATGCCGACCTATTCGAGGTGCCCGGGACCCACATGTCGAGCGTGACCAAGCCCGAGCTCGGGCAGGCCATGGCGGGCTTCCTCGCAGGCGCTTGA
- a CDS encoding polysaccharide deacetylase family protein: MRARKRRLLFGGALLLVALPAAALGLREAMTVPCRAVTGEIVCHGPREARRVALTFDDGPTARGVEALVPLLKERGVTATFFLEGKAVAERPELVRALVDVGHEIGNHSWSHGHMAGLGSADYLEELRRTDAALMAAGAPRPAYFRPPYGMKFVGLGHAVSANGQQMVTWDVEEPGAGAGAEAYVDAIMAQVRPGSIILVHPMFASRAVEREAVPILLDRLAAEGYAIGTVAQLLEGRE; the protein is encoded by the coding sequence GTGCGCGCTAGGAAGCGCCGCCTTCTCTTCGGCGGGGCGCTGCTCCTCGTCGCGCTGCCCGCCGCGGCGCTGGGGCTGCGCGAGGCGATGACCGTCCCGTGCCGCGCGGTCACCGGCGAGATCGTCTGTCATGGCCCCCGCGAGGCGCGCCGCGTCGCGCTGACCTTCGACGACGGGCCGACCGCGCGCGGCGTCGAGGCGCTGGTCCCGCTGCTCAAGGAGCGGGGCGTGACGGCGACCTTCTTCCTCGAGGGCAAGGCCGTCGCCGAGCGCCCCGAGCTGGTGCGCGCGCTGGTCGATGTGGGGCATGAAATCGGCAATCACAGCTGGTCGCACGGACATATGGCGGGGCTCGGCAGCGCCGACTATCTCGAGGAGTTGCGCCGCACCGATGCCGCGCTGATGGCGGCGGGCGCGCCGCGTCCCGCGTATTTCCGGCCGCCTTACGGAATGAAATTCGTCGGGCTCGGCCATGCCGTCTCCGCCAACGGACAGCAGATGGTTACGTGGGACGTCGAGGAACCGGGCGCGGGCGCGGGCGCCGAAGCCTATGTCGACGCGATCATGGCGCAGGTTCGTCCCGGTTCGATCATTCTCGTCCACCCGATGTTCGCCTCGCGCGCAGTGGAGCGCGAGGCGGTCCCCATCCTGCTCGATCGGCTCGCCGCCGAGGGCTATGCCATCGGGACGGTTGCACAATTGCTCGAAGGCCGCGAATAG
- a CDS encoding M2 family metallopeptidase has product MLAGCATTDADNEIAIAPAAETALTADADLTHPLTPAGAKAFVEEVEAEYLELTDIAGRAQWVNSTYITDDTDRLASYFGTIFTEKGVEYATKAAKYAQVEGLDYDTARKLDILRGGLTLAAPTTEGAAKELNDISTKLNSLYGKGEATLNGEQIPGNDAEEMMGTNRNPEELAQLWKSWHENVGRPMKGDYARLVEIANEGAEELGFDDTGAMWRSNYDMSPQEFSAMYDRLWTEVEPLYNDLHCYVRSELSDHYGEDVQPDEGYIRADLLGNMWAQSWGNVYEIVAPEGAGDIGYNLTDLLVDNDVDAVGIAKISERFYTSLGLDPLPDSFWEKSQIVRPEGRDVVCHASAWNLDNVDDLRIKMCTKVNADDFVTMHHELGHNYYQRAYNRQPYLYLNGANDGFHEAIGDFVALSVTPEYLVQIGLLDADKVPSEDKDIGLLLDRAMDKVAFLPFGLLVDKWRWGVFDGSITPATYNDAWVGLKQQYQGVTPPVARDSAMDFDAGAKYHIPGNTPYARYFLAHILQFQFYKAACDMSGWEGPLHRCSFYGNEQVGQRLDAMLAMGASRPWPDALEVFTGTREMSAEPMKEYFAPLQAWLKEQNAGKNCGWPTA; this is encoded by the coding sequence ATGCTGGCCGGCTGTGCCACCACCGACGCCGACAATGAGATCGCGATCGCGCCCGCCGCCGAGACCGCGCTGACCGCCGATGCGGACCTCACCCATCCGCTGACCCCCGCCGGCGCCAAGGCCTTCGTCGAGGAAGTCGAGGCCGAATATCTCGAACTGACCGACATCGCGGGCCGCGCCCAGTGGGTGAACAGCACCTACATCACCGACGACACCGACCGCCTTGCCTCCTATTTCGGCACCATCTTCACCGAGAAGGGCGTCGAATATGCCACCAAGGCTGCCAAATATGCGCAGGTCGAGGGGCTCGACTATGACACCGCGCGCAAGCTCGACATCCTGCGCGGCGGCCTGACGCTGGCGGCCCCGACCACCGAGGGCGCGGCCAAAGAACTCAACGACATCTCGACCAAGCTCAATTCGCTCTACGGCAAGGGCGAGGCGACGCTGAACGGCGAGCAGATCCCCGGCAATGACGCCGAGGAAATGATGGGCACAAACCGCAATCCCGAAGAACTCGCGCAGCTGTGGAAGAGCTGGCACGAGAATGTCGGCCGTCCGATGAAGGGTGACTATGCCCGCCTCGTCGAGATCGCCAACGAGGGTGCGGAGGAGCTCGGCTTCGACGACACCGGCGCGATGTGGCGTTCGAATTATGACATGAGCCCGCAGGAATTCTCGGCCATGTACGACCGCCTGTGGACCGAGGTGGAGCCGCTCTACAACGACCTCCACTGCTATGTCCGCTCGGAACTGTCCGATCATTATGGCGAGGACGTCCAGCCCGACGAGGGCTATATCCGCGCCGACCTTCTCGGCAACATGTGGGCGCAGAGCTGGGGCAATGTGTACGAGATCGTCGCGCCCGAGGGTGCCGGCGACATCGGCTACAACCTCACCGACCTGCTCGTCGACAATGACGTCGATGCGGTTGGCATCGCCAAGATCTCCGAGCGCTTCTACACCTCGCTCGGTCTCGACCCGCTCCCCGACAGCTTCTGGGAAAAGTCGCAGATCGTCCGTCCCGAGGGCCGCGATGTCGTCTGCCATGCCTCGGCGTGGAACCTCGACAATGTCGACGACCTGCGCATCAAGATGTGCACCAAGGTCAATGCCGACGACTTCGTGACCATGCATCATGAGCTGGGGCACAATTATTACCAGCGCGCCTACAACCGGCAGCCCTATCTCTACCTCAACGGCGCCAATGACGGCTTCCACGAGGCGATCGGCGATTTCGTCGCGCTCTCGGTCACGCCCGAATATCTGGTCCAGATCGGCCTGCTCGATGCCGACAAGGTGCCGAGCGAGGACAAGGACATCGGGCTGCTACTCGACCGCGCGATGGACAAGGTCGCCTTCCTTCCCTTCGGCCTGCTCGTGGACAAGTGGCGCTGGGGCGTCTTCGACGGCTCGATCACGCCCGCGACCTACAATGACGCCTGGGTCGGGCTGAAGCAGCAGTACCAGGGTGTGACGCCTCCGGTTGCGCGTGACAGCGCGATGGATTTCGACGCCGGCGCCAAATATCACATCCCCGGCAACACGCCTTATGCGCGCTACTTCCTCGCGCACATCCTCCAGTTCCAGTTCTACAAGGCCGCTTGCGACATGTCGGGCTGGGAAGGGCCGCTGCACCGCTGCAGCTTCTATGGCAACGAGCAGGTCGGGCAGCGTCTGGACGCGATGCTGGCGATGGGTGCCTCGCGCCCGTGGCCCGACGCGCTCGAGGTGTTCACGGGCACGCGCGAGATGTCGGCCGAGCCGATGAAGGAATATTTCGCGCCGCTGCAGGCATGGCTCAAGGAGCAGAATGCCGGCAAGAATTGCGGGTGGCCGACCGCTTAA